The Pseudophaeobacter arcticus DSM 23566 genome includes a region encoding these proteins:
- a CDS encoding SufE family protein, translating into MASAAFEEIVEDFEFLEDWEDRYRHVIEQGKAMEPLAEALKVPATKVDGCASQVWLHPTITEGRFHFDGESDALIVRGLISVLRSLYNGLTLTEVVAVDARAELERLGLNEHLSAQRSNGLRAMIERIRDTAAAQL; encoded by the coding sequence ATGGCCAGCGCCGCATTTGAAGAGATTGTCGAAGACTTTGAATTCCTGGAAGACTGGGAAGATCGCTATCGCCATGTGATCGAACAGGGCAAGGCAATGGAGCCTCTGGCAGAGGCGCTGAAGGTGCCCGCAACCAAGGTGGATGGCTGTGCCAGCCAGGTTTGGCTGCATCCAACAATCACAGAGGGGCGTTTTCATTTTGACGGCGAAAGTGATGCGCTTATCGTGCGCGGATTGATTTCGGTGCTGCGCAGCCTCTACAACGGGCTTACGCTGACTGAGGTCGTGGCGGTGGATGCCCGGGCCGAGCTGGAGCGTTTGGGATTGAACGAACATCTGTCGGCGCAGCGCTCCAATGGGCTGCGGGCAATGATCGAGCGCATTCGCGACACGGCGGCCGCACAGCTCTAG
- a CDS encoding helix-turn-helix transcriptional regulator codes for MAKSDRLFRLLHLIRGLTPPVTAARLAAAMEVSERTIYRDIDSLRVAGARIEGEAGLGYTMVEDPALPPQTFTQIEIEALTLGLSEVGQRGDRDLAQAANDALVKILATLPERQQRQAMHAVNLAHRYTVPQPPTIDMTLLREAMWAEEALEIGYRDLKDAQTQRRIYPLALSYHDHAVMLLAWCCKRADFRMFHVTRIEGYTKTGESFRPRRVSLLRDYIAQLQQRNKARLATPCDPDQTAPR; via the coding sequence ATGGCCAAATCAGATCGCCTCTTTCGTCTGCTGCATCTCATCCGTGGGTTGACGCCGCCAGTGACCGCGGCCCGACTCGCTGCCGCGATGGAGGTATCAGAGCGCACCATCTACCGCGACATCGACAGTCTGCGCGTCGCTGGCGCCAGGATCGAGGGCGAAGCGGGCCTTGGCTACACCATGGTCGAAGACCCCGCCCTGCCGCCGCAGACCTTTACCCAGATCGAAATCGAAGCCCTGACGCTGGGCCTGTCCGAGGTGGGGCAGCGCGGTGACAGAGATCTGGCACAGGCGGCCAATGATGCGCTGGTGAAAATCCTCGCCACCCTGCCCGAGCGACAGCAACGCCAGGCCATGCATGCGGTCAATCTGGCGCATCGGTATACGGTGCCGCAGCCGCCCACCATCGACATGACGCTGCTACGCGAGGCCATGTGGGCCGAAGAGGCGCTGGAAATCGGCTACAGAGATCTAAAAGATGCCCAGACCCAACGGCGCATTTACCCGCTGGCTCTATCCTATCATGACCATGCGGTCATGTTGCTCGCCTGGTGCTGCAAACGCGCGGATTTTCGCATGTTTCATGTCACGCGTATCGAAGGCTACACCAAAACCGGCGAGAGCTTTCGCCCGCGGCGGGTGTCGCTGCTGCGGGACTATATCGCGCAGCTGCAACAGCGCAACAAGGCCAGGCTGGCCACCCCCTGCGATCCAGACCAGACCGCGCCGCGCTAG